A genomic segment from Planktothrix sp. FACHB-1365 encodes:
- a CDS encoding RNA-guided endonuclease TnpB family protein — protein sequence MKLVERHVIKKGHLHYQEIDQLGFASKNLYNAANYLIRQSFIHEQVYLNYYTVQKQLQGTEVYQALPAKVSQQILMILDKNWQGFLASLKEWQSEPKKFLGRPKLPKYKDKEKGRNLLVYTIQALSQPLLRQGIVKPSRTNISVKTWIENIKQVRIVPQLDHYVIEVIYEKEILQQQLAPKRIAGIDIGLNNLATVTFNQAGIQPLLINGRPLKSINQFFNKSKAKIQAKLGNQTSQRLQKICTKRNFKVEDYLHKASRLIVDYLVFHQIGTLIIGRNPEWKQQVNLGKRNNQNFVQIPHARLVEMLRYKAELQGIYVGEQEESYTSQASFLDLDLIPVYSPGQKEKPLFSGQRICRGLYRSSTGKQFNADVNGSLNIIRKAVPNAFSNGIEGVVVHPVRLTPAK from the coding sequence ATGAAATTAGTAGAAAGGCACGTGATCAAGAAAGGACATCTTCATTATCAAGAGATTGATCAACTTGGTTTTGCGTCCAAAAATCTTTATAACGCCGCTAATTACTTGATTCGTCAATCCTTTATTCACGAACAAGTGTATCTCAATTATTACACCGTTCAAAAACAACTCCAAGGGACAGAGGTTTATCAAGCCTTACCAGCTAAAGTCAGTCAACAAATCTTGATGATTTTAGATAAAAACTGGCAAGGCTTTTTGGCATCTTTAAAGGAATGGCAGTCCGAGCCTAAAAAGTTTTTAGGTAGACCTAAACTTCCTAAATACAAAGATAAAGAAAAAGGGCGTAATCTGCTGGTTTATACAATTCAAGCCCTGAGTCAACCCTTATTAAGGCAAGGAATTGTCAAACCCTCTCGGACAAATATTTCTGTCAAAACTTGGATTGAAAATATTAAACAGGTGAGGATTGTTCCCCAACTTGACCATTATGTTATTGAGGTAATTTATGAGAAAGAAATTCTGCAACAGCAGTTAGCTCCTAAGCGAATTGCTGGAATTGATATTGGGTTGAATAATCTAGCTACAGTCACTTTCAATCAAGCCGGAATTCAACCGCTCTTGATTAACGGCAGACCTCTCAAGTCAATTAACCAGTTCTTCAATAAATCTAAAGCCAAAATCCAAGCTAAACTGGGAAATCAAACGTCTCAAAGACTCCAAAAAATCTGTACGAAACGGAATTTTAAGGTAGAGGATTATCTGCATAAAGCCAGCCGATTAATTGTAGATTATTTGGTGTTTCATCAAATTGGAACTTTAATCATTGGTAGAAACCCGGAGTGGAAACAGCAAGTTAACCTGGGGAAACGCAATAATCAAAACTTTGTACAAATTCCTCATGCTAGATTGGTGGAAATGCTGCGTTATAAAGCCGAACTTCAAGGGATTTATGTGGGGGAACAGGAAGAATCTTACACCAGTCAAGCTAGTTTTTTAGATTTGGATCTAATTCCGGTTTATTCACCTGGACAAAAAGAAAAGCCATTGTTCAGTGGTCAACGAATTTGTAGAGGACTTTATCGGTCTTCTACAGGGAAACAATTCAACGCCGATGTCAATGGCTCGTTGAATATTATCAGAAAAGCAGTCCCGAACGCTTTTAGCAACGGGATAGAGGGTGTTGTAGTTCATCCCGTACGGTTAACCCCGGCTAAGTAA
- a CDS encoding ribose-phosphate pyrophosphokinase: MIRSATLPLPYSEPLVADHSRLRLFSGSANTPLSLEVSRYLGIDLGPMVRKRFADGEIYIQIQESIRGCDVYLIQPSCYPVNDNLMELLIMIDACRRASARQITAVIPYYGYARADRKTAGRESITAKLVANLITEAGASRILAMDLHSAQIQGYFDIPFDHVYGSPVILDYLMSKQLSDIVVVSPDVGGVARARAFAKKLNDAPLAIIDKRRQAHNVAEVLNVIGDVKGKTAVLVDDMIDTAGTIAEGARLLRREGARQVYACATHAVFSSPAIERLSSGVFEEVIVTNTIPVIPEKQFDQLTVLSVANLLGETIWRIHEDSSVSSMFR, encoded by the coding sequence GTGATCCGTTCTGCTACATTACCCCTTCCGTATTCTGAGCCATTAGTTGCTGATCACAGTCGGTTACGACTCTTTTCAGGATCGGCAAATACTCCCCTATCCTTGGAAGTCAGCCGTTATTTAGGAATTGACTTAGGGCCAATGGTTCGCAAGCGCTTCGCTGACGGAGAAATTTACATCCAGATTCAAGAGTCAATTCGAGGCTGTGATGTCTATCTGATTCAACCGTCTTGCTATCCGGTCAATGACAACTTGATGGAGTTGTTGATCATGATTGATGCTTGTAGACGGGCTTCTGCGCGTCAAATTACGGCGGTTATTCCCTATTATGGATACGCCAGAGCCGATCGCAAAACCGCAGGTCGTGAGTCCATCACGGCTAAATTAGTGGCTAACTTGATTACTGAAGCGGGTGCTAGTCGAATTCTCGCCATGGATTTACACTCGGCTCAGATTCAAGGGTATTTTGATATTCCCTTTGATCATGTTTATGGTTCTCCGGTAATTTTAGATTACCTGATGAGCAAACAGTTATCCGATATTGTTGTTGTTTCCCCGGATGTTGGTGGAGTCGCCCGTGCTAGGGCTTTTGCTAAAAAACTGAATGATGCTCCTTTGGCGATTATTGATAAACGTCGTCAAGCGCATAATGTTGCAGAAGTCTTAAATGTGATTGGGGATGTCAAGGGGAAAACGGCTGTTTTAGTCGATGACATGATTGATACAGCCGGGACAATTGCTGAAGGTGCTCGTTTATTACGTCGAGAAGGTGCCCGTCAAGTCTACGCCTGCGCCACCCATGCGGTCTTTTCTTCTCCCGCCATTGAACGTTTATCGAGTGGGGTATTTGAAGAAGTGATTGTCACCAATACAATTCCCGTTATTCCCGAAAAACAGTTTGATCAGTTAACAGTTTTGTCTGTTGCGAATTTACTGGGGGAAACAATTTGGCGAATTCACGAAGATAGCTCTGTAAGCAGTATGTTCCGATAA
- a CDS encoding peptidoglycan-binding protein, whose product MDKPLFGRPHYSKLIVVELQRRLQAMGYDPGVVNGRWSPETEAALEQAQQKYGVYGGKTNAAYFVVIPGTREDLPKIAEQVILLGVPETGVYQRDSLFEPKVAVGPFFNPDIAKRWLHYLRDFGLSQAKIYHGC is encoded by the coding sequence ATGGATAAACCCTTATTCGGACGACCGCACTATAGTAAATTAATTGTTGTGGAGTTACAACGACGACTGCAAGCAATGGGTTATGATCCAGGTGTCGTTAATGGTCGCTGGAGTCCAGAAACAGAAGCGGCACTGGAACAAGCCCAACAAAAATATGGGGTTTATGGAGGGAAAACAAACGCCGCTTATTTTGTGGTAATTCCGGGGACACGGGAAGATTTACCCAAAATTGCCGAACAAGTGATTTTATTAGGCGTACCCGAAACCGGAGTTTATCAACGAGATAGTTTATTTGAACCCAAAGTAGCCGTAGGGCCTTTTTTTAACCCCGATATTGCTAAACGTTGGCTGCATTATTTACGGGATTTCGGCTTAAGTCAAGCAAAAATTTATCATGGATGTTAA
- a CDS encoding RNA-guided endonuclease TnpB family protein, which translates to MLVLEFKVRAALQQRKAIDEAIRTAQFVQNKCLRYWMDNKGVNKYDLNKYCRVLAHDFKFANELNSQARQSSAERAWSAIARFYDNCKRKVPGKKGFPRFKKNCRSVEYKTTGWQLNLETRKAITFTDKKGIGRLRLVGSYDLHFYQPEQIKRVRLVRRADGYYCQFLLSIDVKIQSEPTNKTIGLDVGLSAFYTDDQGNKVDHPKFLRKGEKKIKRLQRQLSRKQKGSNNRKKTRQRLSKAHLKISRQRKEFSKRVAYSVIQSNDWVAYEDLRIKNLVKNHCLAKSINDAAWYQFRVWLEYFGRKYGKATVAVPPQYTSQNCSNCGKTVKKSLSTRTHVCSCGCSLDRDENAARNILRIGLSTAGHTGTFGLEPINALGELTSTLTGAIPLGQVDSLNKESPVTSLGD; encoded by the coding sequence ATGTTAGTTTTAGAATTTAAAGTTAGAGCCGCATTACAACAGCGCAAGGCAATAGATGAAGCTATTCGTACAGCCCAATTCGTCCAAAACAAATGTTTAAGATATTGGATGGATAACAAAGGGGTTAATAAGTACGATTTGAACAAATATTGTCGTGTATTAGCTCATGACTTTAAATTTGCTAACGAACTAAACTCTCAAGCTAGACAATCTAGCGCCGAGAGAGCCTGGTCAGCTATTGCTCGATTCTATGATAATTGCAAGCGGAAAGTTCCTGGCAAAAAAGGTTTCCCTCGTTTCAAGAAAAACTGCCGTTCGGTTGAATACAAAACAACCGGATGGCAATTAAATTTAGAAACCCGTAAAGCCATTACCTTTACTGACAAGAAAGGGATTGGACGGTTACGGTTAGTGGGGAGCTACGATCTGCATTTCTACCAACCCGAACAAATTAAACGAGTGAGATTAGTTAGACGTGCAGACGGCTACTATTGCCAATTTCTACTTTCAATTGACGTAAAGATTCAATCTGAACCAACCAACAAAACAATTGGTTTAGATGTAGGGTTATCAGCTTTTTACACCGATGATCAAGGTAATAAAGTAGATCACCCTAAATTCTTAAGGAAAGGAGAGAAGAAAATTAAGCGGTTACAGAGACAACTTTCTCGGAAACAGAAAGGGTCTAATAACCGCAAAAAAACTAGACAGCGATTATCTAAGGCTCATCTAAAAATCAGTCGGCAACGAAAAGAGTTTAGCAAGCGTGTTGCATACTCCGTCATCCAATCTAACGATTGGGTCGCCTACGAAGATTTAAGGATTAAGAACTTAGTTAAAAATCATTGTCTGGCTAAGTCAATTAATGATGCAGCTTGGTATCAATTCCGAGTTTGGTTAGAATATTTTGGTAGAAAGTACGGAAAAGCTACTGTTGCCGTTCCTCCCCAATATACAAGCCAAAACTGTTCAAATTGTGGAAAAACCGTAAAAAAATCCCTATCTACAAGAACCCATGTTTGTAGTTGTGGATGTAGTTTAGATAGAGATGAAAACGCTGCTCGGAATATTTTAAGAATTGGATTAAGTACGGCAGGACATACCGGAACTTTCGGTTTAGAACCGATAAACGCTTTGGGAGAATTGACCTCTACTTTAACGGGAGCAATCCCGTTGGGGCAAGTCGATTCGTTGAACAAAGAATCTCCCGTCACATCGCTTGGCGATTGA
- a CDS encoding collagen binding domain-containing protein: protein MFDPNASNPIPLFDSGLERDSRQNPAPITLASGENLNGINFGNTQLGSISGTKFNDLNQDSLLTPGEPGLAGWTIFIDTNNNGTLEATEPTTLTNASGGYAFTNLTAGNYTVREVQQPGWVQTTANPGPVSVTGGADITGINFGNNQSGTITGIKFNDSNGNGLFDAGETPLQGWTIFVDGNGNGVPDTGEGTLVTGADGRYTFANVPPGNYTLREVQQPGWTQTTPNPGAVGVSGGTNAIVNFGNRQLGSISGVKFNDLNNNATFDTGETGLAGWTIFIDANGNGTLEATEPTTVTNANGGYTFTSIPAGNYTVREVQQPGWVQTTPNPGPVSVTGGSNITGINFGNNQFGTITGLKFNDTNTNALFDAGEATLQGWTVFIDANGNGTLEATEAAAVTGVDGRYTFANVPPGNYTLREVQQTGWTQTTPNPGSVGISGGTNAIVNFGNRQFGSVSGIKFNDTNANGLFDAGETPLAGWTIYIDANGNGTLDATEPTTVTGTNGSYVFTNVPPGNYILREVQQPGWVQTVPPAQA, encoded by the coding sequence ATGTTTGATCCAAACGCCTCTAATCCGATTCCTTTGTTCGATTCCGGTTTGGAGAGGGACAGTCGCCAAAACCCGGCTCCGATTACATTGGCTTCAGGAGAAAACCTCAACGGGATTAACTTCGGTAATACCCAACTCGGTTCCATCAGTGGCACTAAGTTTAATGATCTCAATCAAGATAGCCTACTCACCCCTGGAGAACCGGGTTTAGCCGGATGGACTATCTTTATTGACACCAACAATAACGGCACCTTAGAAGCCACAGAACCCACGACTCTAACCAATGCCAGTGGCGGGTATGCCTTCACCAACTTAACGGCGGGAAATTATACCGTTCGAGAAGTCCAGCAACCCGGATGGGTACAAACCACGGCTAACCCTGGCCCGGTGAGTGTGACCGGGGGTGCAGATATCACCGGAATTAACTTCGGGAATAATCAATCTGGTACCATCACCGGAATTAAATTCAATGATAGTAACGGTAACGGATTATTTGATGCGGGTGAAACCCCATTACAGGGATGGACAATTTTTGTTGATGGTAACGGGAATGGCGTTCCCGATACTGGAGAAGGAACCTTAGTGACCGGTGCTGATGGTCGTTACACCTTTGCCAATGTTCCACCGGGGAATTATACCCTACGGGAAGTACAGCAACCGGGATGGACACAAACCACGCCGAACCCTGGAGCCGTTGGGGTCAGTGGGGGTACCAATGCCATTGTTAACTTTGGCAACCGTCAGTTGGGTTCCATTAGTGGAGTCAAATTTAATGATCTCAATAACAATGCCACCTTCGATACTGGGGAAACCGGTTTAGCGGGATGGACAATTTTTATTGATGCCAATGGTAACGGAACCTTAGAAGCGACAGAACCCACAACGGTAACCAATGCTAATGGTGGATATACCTTTACCAGCATTCCCGCAGGTAACTATACCGTTCGAGAAGTGCAGCAACCGGGATGGGTACAAACAACCCCTAACCCTGGCCCAGTGAGTGTAACCGGAGGCTCCAATATCACCGGAATTAATTTTGGGAATAACCAATTTGGAACCATCACAGGCTTAAAGTTTAACGATACAAATACTAATGCCTTGTTTGATGCCGGTGAAGCCACGTTACAGGGGTGGACGGTTTTTATTGATGCCAACGGGAATGGTACGCTTGAAGCCACAGAAGCTGCTGCCGTTACAGGCGTTGATGGTCGCTATACCTTTGCCAATGTTCCCCCTGGGAATTATACCCTGCGGGAAGTTCAGCAAACTGGATGGACACAAACGACCCCTAACCCTGGCTCCGTTGGCATCAGTGGTGGCACGAATGCTATCGTCAACTTTGGCAACCGTCAGTTTGGCTCTGTCAGTGGCATAAAGTTTAATGATACAAATGCCAATGGTTTGTTTGATGCGGGTGAAACTCCGTTGGCGGGGTGGACAATTTATATTGATGCCAATGGTAACGGCACTCTGGATGCCACAGAACCGACAACTGTAACTGGAACAAATGGCAGTTATGTTTTCACGAACGTTCCGCCAGGGAATTATATCCTACGGGAAGTTCAACAACCGGGATGGGTTCAAACTGTTCCCCCAGCACAAGCTTAA
- the purB gene encoding adenylosuccinate lyase: MIERYTLPEMGNLWTETYKLQTWLQVEIAVCEAQAELGYIPSEAVEEIKAKANFDIKRVLEIEAEVRHDMIAFLTNVNEYVGDAGRYIHLGLTSSDVLDTALALQLVASVDVLLERTEALSQAIRYQAQQHRNTVMIGRSHGIHAEPITFGFKLAGWLAEVCRNRERLVRLRQSIAVGKISGAVGTYANVDPRVEAIACRNLGLEPDTASTQVISRDIHAEYVQTLALLAASIERFAVEIRNLQRTDVLEVEEFFAKGQKGSSAMPHKRNPIRSERLTGMARIIRGNAVAALENVALWHERDISHSSVERMILPDSSTVAHFMLVELTDLVKNLLVYPENMQRNMNLYGGVVFSQRVLLTLVEKGISREEAYKIVQSCAHTAWNQTHGDFQALIRNNDQVKAKLSPEEIDACFDPKHHLKNLDQIYQRLDI, from the coding sequence ATGATAGAACGGTATACTTTGCCCGAAATGGGCAATTTGTGGACAGAGACTTACAAGCTGCAAACTTGGTTACAAGTAGAAATTGCCGTCTGTGAGGCACAGGCAGAGTTAGGATATATTCCATCAGAAGCCGTTGAAGAAATTAAAGCTAAGGCGAATTTTGATATTAAGCGGGTGCTGGAAATTGAGGCAGAAGTCCGCCATGATATGATTGCCTTTCTAACGAATGTCAACGAATATGTAGGGGATGCCGGACGCTACATTCATTTAGGCTTAACCAGTTCCGATGTACTCGATACGGCTTTAGCGTTACAATTAGTGGCGAGTGTGGATGTGTTGTTAGAACGCACGGAAGCTTTGAGTCAAGCCATTCGTTATCAAGCGCAACAGCATCGAAATACGGTGATGATTGGTCGTTCCCATGGTATTCATGCTGAACCTATTACCTTTGGCTTTAAATTAGCTGGATGGTTGGCGGAGGTTTGTCGCAACCGAGAACGTTTGGTGCGTCTGCGTCAAAGTATTGCGGTGGGTAAAATTTCCGGGGCGGTGGGAACCTATGCTAATGTTGATCCGAGAGTGGAAGCGATCGCTTGTCGCAATTTAGGACTGGAACCCGATACTGCTTCAACCCAAGTGATTTCCCGCGATATTCACGCAGAATATGTGCAAACTTTAGCATTATTAGCGGCGAGTATTGAACGGTTTGCAGTGGAAATTCGCAACTTGCAACGCACGGATGTTTTAGAAGTAGAAGAATTTTTTGCTAAAGGTCAAAAAGGGTCTTCTGCAATGCCGCATAAACGCAACCCCATTCGCAGTGAACGCTTAACCGGAATGGCGCGAATTATTCGGGGAAATGCCGTTGCTGCTTTAGAAAATGTTGCCCTTTGGCATGAACGGGATATTTCCCATAGTTCCGTTGAACGGATGATTTTACCCGATTCTTCAACGGTGGCTCATTTTATGTTAGTTGAACTCACAGATTTAGTCAAGAATCTGTTAGTTTATCCTGAAAATATGCAGCGCAATATGAACCTTTATGGTGGAGTAGTCTTTAGTCAACGGGTGTTATTAACCTTAGTTGAAAAAGGCATTAGCCGCGAAGAAGCCTATAAAATTGTACAATCTTGCGCCCACACCGCTTGGAATCAAACTCATGGTGATTTTCAAGCTTTAATTAGGAACAATGATCAAGTCAAAGCCAAATTATCTCCTGAAGAAATTGATGCTTGTTTTGATCCTAAACATCACTTAAAAAACCTTGATCAAATTTATCAACGGTTAGACATTTAA
- a CDS encoding M15 family metallopeptidase, translating into MLSKPMMRLFLFLLIILGINCYPVTAQNFTPPVTSPPPRPSTAVVQDYNQVPATEKLVDIRSVNLNIRLDIRYATTNNFLKKKIYSVPRCLLRSDVAQRLSRVQQNLEEMGLGLKVYDCYRPLSVTRQMWEILPDSRYVANPAKGSRHNRGAAVDLTLVDLRTGAELEMPTAFDDFTDKAARDYPGNAPQVRRNSDLLAVKMKQQGFIPLITEWWHFDAPGWDQYGLLDVPLENIR; encoded by the coding sequence ATGCTTTCTAAACCCATGATGCGATTATTTTTATTTTTATTGATAATTTTGGGGATTAACTGTTACCCTGTTACGGCTCAAAATTTCACGCCCCCTGTTACTTCTCCTCCTCCTCGCCCTTCTACTGCTGTTGTTCAAGATTATAACCAAGTTCCAGCAACCGAAAAATTAGTCGATATTAGAAGTGTTAATCTAAATATTCGTCTCGATATTCGCTATGCTACAACCAACAATTTTTTAAAGAAAAAAATCTATTCTGTTCCTCGTTGTTTGTTGCGTTCTGATGTTGCCCAACGCTTATCCAGAGTACAACAAAATTTAGAAGAAATGGGGTTAGGTTTAAAAGTTTATGACTGTTATCGTCCTCTGTCTGTAACACGACAAATGTGGGAAATTTTACCCGATAGTCGTTATGTGGCAAACCCGGCTAAAGGGTCTCGCCATAACCGAGGGGCGGCGGTTGATTTAACCTTAGTTGATTTACGCACAGGCGCTGAGTTAGAAATGCCAACAGCCTTTGATGATTTTACCGACAAAGCCGCTAGAGATTACCCCGGAAATGCTCCTCAAGTTCGTCGCAATAGTGACTTACTTGCTGTTAAAATGAAACAACAAGGCTTTATCCCTTTAATTACAGAATGGTGGCATTTTGATGCGCCGGGATGGGATCAATACGGCCTTTTAGATGTTCCTTTAGAAAATATTCGTTAG
- a CDS encoding S9 family peptidase has product MTTATVEKPATQLPPLIPRELLFGNPERTSPSLSPDGKYLAYIAPDDNNILQVWLKIVGQEETQALTRDPKRGIRFFFWTYNPDQLMYVQDSDGDENWHLYLVDVQTHIVRDLTPFQGVRAQVVNVDHKFPDQILVGMNLRDPQVFDVYQVNLKNGAVDFHTENPGNILGWTADADFKIRAASSSTEDGGFDLLYRETTEHPWETLRHWGPDEEGGAAFFSNDGKILYIVGNHDANAERLIALDLSTRQETVIAEDPEYDIGGLLAHPTTRNIEAVSFYKDKEEWQILDESIAADIEAIKQIRPGEFGISRTLSDEKWLISFVVDDGPVYYYVYDRPTQTHSFLFSNKPKLEGLPLASMEPISYTASDGLTIQGYLTKPVGVALPAPTVMVVHGGPWARDTWGYDSEAQWLANRGYAVLQVNFRGSTGYGKAFVNAGNREWAGKMHQDLIDGVNWLVENGISQPDKIAIMGGSYGGYATLVGLTFTPDVFACGVDIVGPSNIITLMQSIPPYWEPIRKNFYHRVGNLDTEPDFLKARSPLFFVDRIEKPLLIGQGANDPRVKQAESEQIFEAMKQAGKPVEYVLYTDEGHGFARPENRLHFYAIAEEFLAKYLGGRFEPIGELTGHCGVIKSST; this is encoded by the coding sequence ATGACAACTGCAACGGTAGAGAAACCTGCAACTCAACTTCCGCCTTTAATTCCCCGTGAGCTCCTGTTTGGCAACCCAGAACGCACGAGTCCGAGTTTGTCCCCCGATGGCAAATATTTGGCTTATATTGCCCCCGATGACAATAATATTTTACAGGTTTGGTTAAAAATTGTTGGACAAGAGGAAACTCAAGCCTTAACCCGTGATCCAAAACGGGGAATTCGATTTTTTTTCTGGACATATAACCCAGATCAACTGATGTATGTTCAGGACTCCGATGGGGATGAAAATTGGCATTTATATTTAGTTGATGTCCAAACCCATATTGTCCGAGACTTAACGCCTTTTCAAGGTGTTCGGGCGCAAGTGGTTAATGTAGATCACAAATTCCCCGATCAAATTTTAGTCGGAATGAACCTGAGAGATCCTCAAGTTTTTGATGTTTATCAGGTGAATTTAAAGAATGGGGCTGTTGATTTTCATACGGAAAATCCCGGTAATATTTTAGGGTGGACAGCCGATGCTGACTTTAAAATTCGGGCGGCGAGTTCTAGTACCGAAGATGGGGGGTTTGATTTATTATATCGAGAAACAACCGAACATCCTTGGGAAACCCTGCGTCATTGGGGGCCCGATGAAGAAGGGGGGGCGGCTTTCTTTTCTAATGATGGCAAAATTTTGTATATCGTGGGCAACCATGATGCCAATGCAGAACGATTAATTGCCTTAGATTTATCGACTCGTCAAGAAACAGTAATTGCTGAAGATCCTGAATATGATATTGGGGGATTATTAGCCCATCCTACAACCCGAAATATTGAAGCGGTTTCTTTCTATAAAGACAAAGAAGAATGGCAGATTCTTGATGAAAGTATTGCCGCAGATATTGAGGCGATCAAGCAAATTCGTCCGGGAGAATTTGGCATTAGTCGGACGTTATCGGATGAAAAATGGCTGATTAGTTTTGTCGTTGATGACGGCCCGGTGTATTATTATGTTTACGATCGCCCAACCCAAACCCACAGCTTTTTATTTAGTAATAAACCCAAATTAGAAGGCTTACCGTTAGCCTCAATGGAACCCATTTCTTACACCGCTTCTGATGGCTTAACCATTCAGGGTTATTTAACCAAACCTGTTGGTGTTGCACTTCCCGCCCCGACGGTGATGGTGGTGCATGGTGGCCCCTGGGCGCGAGATACCTGGGGTTATGACTCGGAAGCCCAATGGTTAGCCAACCGGGGTTATGCGGTCTTACAGGTGAATTTCCGGGGATCAACGGGCTATGGGAAAGCGTTTGTGAATGCCGGGAACCGGGAATGGGCTGGAAAAATGCACCAAGATCTCATTGATGGGGTGAATTGGTTAGTTGAAAATGGCATTTCTCAGCCGGATAAAATTGCCATTATGGGGGGATCTTATGGCGGATATGCTACGTTAGTCGGGTTAACTTTTACCCCTGATGTTTTTGCTTGTGGGGTGGATATTGTGGGGCCGAGTAATATTATTACCTTGATGCAAAGTATTCCGCCTTATTGGGAACCCATTCGCAAGAATTTCTATCATCGGGTCGGGAATTTAGACACGGAACCGGACTTTTTAAAAGCGCGATCGCCTTTATTTTTTGTTGACCGAATTGAAAAACCTTTATTAATTGGTCAAGGGGCTAATGATCCCCGTGTTAAACAGGCGGAAAGTGAGCAGATTTTTGAGGCGATGAAACAAGCGGGTAAGCCGGTGGAATATGTTTTATATACCGATGAAGGTCACGGTTTTGCCCGTCCAGAAAATCGTTTGCATTTTTATGCCATTGCTGAAGAGTTTTTGGCTAAATATTTAGGAGGACGGTTTGAACCTATTGGAGAACTTACCGGACATTGCGGTGTGATTAAATCCTCAACCTAG
- a CDS encoding SPFH domain-containing protein, which produces MFQYILGILFPIIIGFTLNSSVKVISTSDQAIVERLGKYKRTLKPGLQFIVPVVEKIVYYDTNRERLLDIDPQEVMTKDQITLKINAAVFWKIDDLQKFYYNVETNKTKEAISNLVLTTLRAEIGLINLEDLLAKIKQLNKGLLEALAEGTKSWGITIIRVDLQNITPPKSLQDATERKRVAESRKQAEISEAQGQAQSIRVLADTLGLKTNSPEFLKFLITKQYVEANQQLSQSPNAKVIFMNPNQLTEPITHLMENDPENTRPSIILPDLEQVSKPPSNPNTQKT; this is translated from the coding sequence ATGTTTCAGTATATTCTGGGTATTTTATTTCCGATTATCATTGGATTTACACTGAATTCCTCAGTTAAGGTGATTAGTACCAGTGATCAAGCGATTGTTGAACGATTAGGGAAATATAAACGCACCCTAAAACCGGGGCTTCAGTTTATTGTTCCTGTGGTTGAAAAAATTGTTTATTACGATACAAACCGGGAACGGTTATTAGATATTGATCCCCAAGAAGTGATGACAAAGGATCAAATCACTCTTAAAATTAATGCAGCCGTTTTCTGGAAAATTGATGATTTACAGAAATTTTATTATAACGTTGAAACTAATAAAACAAAAGAAGCTATTTCTAATTTAGTTTTAACCACCCTGCGGGCAGAAATTGGGTTAATTAATTTAGAAGATTTATTAGCTAAAATTAAACAATTGAATAAAGGATTATTAGAAGCTTTAGCAGAAGGAACAAAAAGTTGGGGGATTACCATTATTCGAGTTGATTTGCAAAATATTACACCTCCGAAATCTCTACAGGATGCAACGGAACGCAAGCGAGTTGCTGAAAGTCGCAAACAGGCAGAAATTTCGGAAGCTCAAGGACAAGCTCAATCTATTCGAGTCTTAGCTGATACGTTAGGATTAAAAACAAATAGCCCTGAATTCTTAAAATTTTTAATTACAAAACAATATGTTGAAGCCAATCAACAATTAAGTCAAAGTCCTAATGCAAAAGTTATTTTTATGAACCCCAACCAATTAACAGAACCGATTACTCATTTAATGGAAAATGATCCTGAAAATACAAGACCTTCTATTATTTTACCTGATTTAGAACAAGTCAGCAAACCGCCATCTAATCCTAACACTCAAAAAACCTAG